The nucleotide window cttcgaactttattttCCTTCCATCGTGGCACCGTAACGGACACCTGGACGCcgtttcagccacgtcagccagttccatttggtgtatgagaggcaaatagacggaaggactaaattgtcctccgtttgttaaagtcagcgacttttttatatttaaattttgttagggatgtatttatcaaaaatttaaagaatcaAGGGACCTATATGTCTTTTTCCCTTAATTTAATTTCCCACGTCAAAGGCCGTAGGCGTGTTCTGTGTGTGCAATTATTTTACCTGATTGACCACCTCGCACCACTGATTCTTGTTTGGCAATTTAGCACAAACACTAGCAGCCTTTGCTTACATGATTATTGCATGCATCAGTAAGGTTCATTCATTATTGAAAAAATCAGCTCTTCAATCATTagaaaaattgaaagaagatTGTGTCAGCCTCAATCATAGTGTAGGATCCAAGCTAAGCTAACCTTATAATATAGCCACAAGCTAACCTTCCTTCTAACTATACACAACAAATCtaagaaacaaagaagaaggtaGTTTCTTAAAACTGAAAGTATGTAGTTGCAAAATATAGCTAACTTCTAACTACTTGTTAGAGGAGATCAACATGAACGCCGCTTAACAAGTTATGAAACTTAACGCCAtgttattcattaattattgatgCATGAAGCTAAGATTCAAATGAAATGCAAACCTGCCTATCACATATATACACAACaatcaattatttatttgaagATGCATTAGCAAATAAGTCTTGAGTAAATTAAAGATGCATGGATATAAACTTATTGGTTATACAAATATTAACATGCATTGTCATCTTCCATTACCCAATAATGACATGGAATCTAGGTTTAAAGCATCAACCCCAGTACTAATATCACTTATTACACCACTCCCATCTTCAACATGAAAGGCAGATGAGGATGCAATAATCACTTTGTTGTTGCCGCATTCCTCAACTCTAAGTCTCTCAAGTTCCATTGCCACTTGTTTCATTGAAGGTCTTTCCTCTCCCTTCAACTTCAAGCATCTCAATGCAATATTGCCAAATTCTACAAGTGCCTCCCCTTTTGCCTCTTCTACGATGTGCTTCTCCACAATTTCAAGTAAACGTCCCTCTTCCATTGAAAACACAAAGTGTTTTGCAAGGTTCTTCTCATCTTCAGGCACATCAAAAGAGAGTGCTTTCCTCGCCGTAAGTAGCTCTGCCAGCACGACTCCGAAACTATACACATCGCTTTTCTCAGTCAACTTGCTTGTGTGAAAGTATTCAGGGTCAAGATACCCTAATGTTCCTTGCACCAATGTGGTTATCTGTGTTTTATCAAGAGGAACAATCCTTGAAGCTCCGAAATCGGAAACCTTTACGGTTAGATCACGATCAAGGAGTATGTTACTGGTTTTGACATCTCTGTGTATGATGGGAATGGAAGTTGCAAAATGCAAGTAAGCCAAGGCTCCAGCAGTTTCTGCCGCTATTCTCAATCTTACTTTCCATGTAAGCTTTGATGATATTTGTGTATAACCATGAAGATGATCATGGATAGTACCATTGGGCACGAACTCGTAAACAAGCAGGGGAACCTTTGTTTCTAAGCAACAACCCAAGAGCTTAACCACATTTCTATGGTTGATTTGGGAGAGTACAACCACTTCATTGATGAAATGCTCAACTTGACTAATGTCACTGATTTTTGACATTTTGATTGCTACAACTCTGTTGTCCAATAAGAGTCCTTTGTAAACGGTTCCTTGACCACCTTGGCCGAGGACATTGCATTCATCGAAGTTGTTGGTGGCTTTCTTTAACTCTTCCACACTGAAGACTTTAGCTGTTTGAGTTGATCCTCGATGATGTGTTGCAATTTGTTGTTGTAACAATAGCCCACCATTTTGTTGAAACAAGTGTTCTTTCATTTTAATCagctttctctttttcaaagCGCAGTAAATGGAAGAGCACGCCACGAGTAAGGCTATCACACACACACTAATACCTGGACACAACAATCATTTGTTAACTATTGTTAATTTAATCAACTTAGTTATTATCTAATCTATCTTTTATATAGTAAACACAATCTCTTTGGCATcctaaaactttttttttctctaagcttATAAGCTCCACCATATATGGAATAACcgagaaaaattaattaaaacaataatGGTACATAGTTGTGGCTGACTCACTCAACGCAATTATGAGTATGATCTGTGTGTCGGGTTTGGGCTTTTGGCATTTTGTTCCACTGTTTCTCCCATCTCCTTTGAGACCCTTTGGACACTTACACGTGTAGCTTCCTGGTGGGTCGTTGAGGCATGTTGCGTGTTCGACGCAATCATTGAGTCCATCGCACTCGTTAATATCTGAAAGGAAGGAGTAATGccttagttattaattatgaCGATATATATACGAATTGAATATTATTGCATATGATTTTCACAGAATGGGTAAGGAGGAGTCGGTTTTAAGCGAAAAGGTTCTATAGTTAAATTATCATGTGAAGTTGCATTACTATTAACAACCTTTTCGCAGAAGTAATAATATAAAGAAAATAGTTATATTAATGGGTTCACATATTGAATGTTTCAACCAAATAAGAGAATTGTATGAATAGCCCTCAAACATGATAGAGGAAAAGGAAAACAGAGTTCCAAAAGAGTACTGCACTTTACACTTTTACAGCTTAAAATGATTCAGATATGCACCAATTCTGCATCTACCGAAACAGCAAAACGTTAAAAGTAATAATTCACTCATATAATCTACCCATACACAGTCCCCACAACTTATGTTCGACTCGGCTTGcacaacaaataatattttatcaccCTACTACTTTAGAGGTTATCCACAGATTACTAACTATTTTTATATGGgataactttttaaatattaaaaaagaaactaCCTATTATTACAAGAGGAGAGATTCAAAAATAATGATTAAGTCATCACCATTTTTATAAATACCTCATCTATTCAGATATTTCTCTATTCCAATTTTTATAAACATGTGTAAGACTCTGAGTAACTTATACATGATATGAGAGCACTTACAGCACCTTTGTCACCACTTCCAAACTTTTTCTCAAGTCCAAAACACCTTTCAGATCATTTCAGGTATGCCGTGAAACAGTAGTATTATTAGGTGTGATGTTGGATGAAGTTTTGAGTTTAACTAAATATGGGTATCAATAAATAATGTGTAAAAAGTTGATGTTatgaaatcaaataatatattgTGGCAAATGTACtggaaaaaaaagtaattatacataaataattatcaaaaaaatattatttgtacatcAAAATCTGTtactaaaattaactactaatgtatttatgtataaatatatgtgttggtttaatttatttttaatgtatatttatattctaacatgtattttatactgatagCTGACTTTAATAGCTGTTTTTGATATACACGTAACAtagttgaataattatattatttgtataaaaatatatatttaaatacaaaatctaaaaaaattattagatattcAAAGTACATATTATAACTCTTATACTAATATATTAATTGAAGATGTATgtgataacaatttttttatgtacaattattttttgaaaaatactagaAGAGTAACTAATTGTGGTGTGGCGAGCCAAAATACATACCTTGTGGGCAACCATCCTCGTGATAAGGGTTACCCCGAAAACCAGGAAGGCATTTGCATAGGTAACCAGGACGCTTCTCTGAAGGCTGACACGTGGTGTTTGCCCCTTTACATGCATAGCTGGAATAATTCTTCTTGGCTTCTTCACAGGTCTGGTTCCCAACACTCCAATCCAGCACCACCGGGAACTGAGTATTGCTCAACTTCGTGTTACTCAGATCTGCGGACATAAAGTCATAGCGTCCTTTCTCCGCCACAAACGCATAACCGCAAGGGCTGTACTCAATCGTATGACTGTTGTTGAGTAGCGAGTTTTCAAAACCATAAGAGATTCCCGTTAACACTTCTTCTTTGACATCGGCCTTGGGTATGTCACTACGGCAACAACCACTGCCATTACAGGACTCAGTCATTGCATCAGCGCGATCTTCGCAGTAAGAAAGGCATGTCTTAACATGGGGTTTAAGATCGCCAGAAAAATCCTGTGTCAACACTAATCCCAGTGTGTCACAACCAACGGTTGTGAACTCGTTTCGGCTCCATGAGATGCTATAATTTCCAAAATTAAACTGCCACTCGATTTCATCATTCAAGAATTTGTCCTGTTCCATGCTTGTGGTGTCGTTGTAGTAGCAATCACTGGCTACCGGCAACGAAACAAGGAGTTCGGCGTCGTCCACAGATATGTTCAGCACTTGTAAGTCATAGTCGTTGTATTCCAATAAGTAGGAGGGCAAGTAAGGGCCATGGTTGGTGCAGTTGATGAGGAATTCGGGGGTGAGGGAGCACTCCCTGGTGGTCCCAAACGGGAACGGAATGCTGACGTTGCCGCAACTTGATGGGCAGTTTAGGCCTAATTGTGCTTCTGCTGCACAAACCAtccacaaaagaacaagaagaagaagcagctttGATGAATGTATACCACACATGGTTTGTTTTATCACCTTCCTCTATCTCTGTATGTGCTCCTTACTATCCACAACATCAcatttaaacacaaatcactttCTTTGCCAATTTCACAAGACTTGACTTCAAGTCTTCCACAAGCTAgtcaacttttttctttttcaaattttaaatcttaactaattaactaattttaattaagaaaaataaatatttttatccacAAAT belongs to Arachis duranensis cultivar V14167 chromosome 8, aradu.V14167.gnm2.J7QH, whole genome shotgun sequence and includes:
- the LOC107460647 gene encoding wall-associated receptor kinase 1-like, whose translation is MCGIHSSKLLLLLVLLWMVCAAEAQLGLNCPSSCGNVSIPFPFGTTRECSLTPEFLINCTNHGPYLPSYLLEYNDYDLQVLNISVDDAELLVSLPVASDCYYNDTTSMEQDKFLNDEIEWQFNFGNYSISWSRNEFTTVGCDTLGLVLTQDFSGDLKPHVKTCLSYCEDRADAMTESCNGSGCCRSDIPKADVKEEVLTGISYGFENSLLNNSHTIEYSPCGYAFVAEKGRYDFMSADLSNTKLSNTQFPVVLDWSVGNQTCEEAKKNYSSYACKGANTTCQPSEKRPGYLCKCLPGFRGNPYHEDGCPQDINECDGLNDCVEHATCLNDPPGSYTCKCPKGLKGDGRNSGTKCQKPKPDTQIILIIALSISVCVIALLVACSSIYCALKKRKLIKMKEHLFQQNGGLLLQQQIATHHRGSTQTAKVFSVEELKKATNNFDECNVLGQGGQGTVYKGLLLDNRVVAIKMSKISDISQVEHFINEVVVLSQINHRNVVKLLGCCLETKVPLLVYEFVPNGTIHDHLHGYTQISSKLTWKVRLRIAAETAGALAYLHFATSIPIIHRDVKTSNILLDRDLTVKVSDFGASRIVPLDKTQITTLVQGTLGYLDPEYFHTSKLTEKSDVYSFGVVLAELLTARKALSFDVPEDEKNLAKHFVFSMEEGRLLEIVEKHIVEEAKGEALVEFGNIALRCLKLKGEERPSMKQVAMELERLRVEECGNNKVIIASSSAFHVEDGSGVISDISTGVDALNLDSMSLLGNGR